A window from Deltaproteobacteria bacterium encodes these proteins:
- a CDS encoding glycine--tRNA ligase subunit alpha, giving the protein MCNNLLSTTGGSFQDKRQNRLLETAKGSFQDMLLKLHKFWKERECAIIQPYDVETGAGTFHPATFLKALGKEPWRCAYVAPSRRPTDGRYGENPNRLQHYYQYQVILKPSPLDVQNIYLDSLYALGIDLKKHDVRFVEDNWESPTLGAGGLGWEVWLDGMEITQFTYFQQIGGYNLYPITCEITYGTERIAMVLQNVDNVYDLKWNKDLTYGDIHKHDEWEYSTYNFEVADIKTLFKLFEMYEQECQKVLKRNLVKPAYDLCLKCSHLFNLLDARGAISTAERTTFISRIRTLAQGCAKLYVEGK; this is encoded by the coding sequence ATGTGTAATAATTTGCTTAGCACTACTGGAGGCAGTTTTCAAGACAAAAGACAAAACCGTTTGCTTGAAACTGCCAAAGGCAGTTTTCAAGACATGCTTTTAAAATTGCATAAATTCTGGAAAGAAAGGGAATGTGCAATTATCCAGCCCTACGATGTAGAGACAGGGGCAGGCACATTTCATCCTGCCACTTTTTTAAAGGCATTAGGGAAAGAGCCCTGGAGGTGTGCTTATGTAGCACCTTCCAGAAGACCCACGGACGGAAGATATGGTGAAAATCCTAATCGCCTCCAGCACTATTATCAATACCAGGTTATACTGAAACCATCACCGCTGGATGTTCAAAACATATATCTGGATAGCCTCTATGCGTTGGGAATAGATTTAAAAAAACATGATGTGCGATTTGTAGAGGACAATTGGGAATCCCCCACCTTAGGTGCAGGAGGATTGGGATGGGAAGTGTGGTTAGATGGCATGGAAATCACACAGTTTACCTATTTTCAACAAATAGGAGGTTACAATCTCTATCCCATAACATGTGAGATAACCTACGGTACGGAGCGCATCGCCATGGTTCTACAGAATGTAGACAATGTATACGACCTAAAATGGAACAAGGATCTCACCTATGGTGATATACACAAGCATGATGAGTGGGAATATTCTACTTACAACTTTGAAGTGGCAGATATAAAAACGCTCTTTAAATTATTTGAAATGTATGAACAGGAATGCCAAAAGGTATTAAAGAGAAACTTAGTAAAACCCGCTTATGACCTGTGTTTGAAATGTTCTCATCTATTCAATCTGCTAGATGCCAGAGGTGCTATCAGCACCGCGGAACGAACAACATTCATAAGCAGGATAAGAACGCTGGCTCAGGGATGTGCAAAACTGTATGTTGAGGGTAAATAA
- the guaB gene encoding IMP dehydrogenase: MLRVKDKPGLTFDDVLVVPRKSSVIPRDVDTSVNLTPDIHLNIPIISAAMDTVTEHRLAIAMARHGGLGIIHRNMTAREQAEQVRRVKKSESGMILEPITIKPNQTIKEALVLMSEYHISGIPVINDNKKLLGIITNRDIIFEKDYSKQVEEVMTRENLVVAPVGTTLEEAENYLRKSKIEKLPIVDNEFKLKGLITIKDIRKRREYPHATKDTHGRLMVGAAVGTKDLIERTEQLVEARVDLVVVDSAHGHSQMVLNGVEKLRKRFPSLNIVAGNVATKEGVRSLIEAGANIVKVGIGPGSICTTRVIAGVGVPQITAIAECTEEAEKCGVKIIADGGIRYSGDIVKALVAGASTIMVGSIFAGTEESPGESIIYQGRKYKVYRGMGSLGVMEQGTRDRYFQEDIGIAKLVPEGIEGRVPYKGMVGDVLYQLVGGLKSGMGYAGCKTIEELRTKPEFIPITYAGLRESHVHNIIITREAPNYWLE, translated from the coding sequence ATGCTGAGAGTAAAAGATAAGCCTGGTTTGACCTTTGATGATGTTCTGGTTGTCCCCCGTAAATCTAGTGTTATTCCGCGGGATGTAGACACCTCAGTAAACCTTACTCCGGACATCCACCTAAATATTCCGATTATCAGTGCGGCTATGGATACTGTAACAGAGCATAGGTTGGCCATAGCAATGGCAAGACACGGAGGATTGGGAATAATTCATCGCAACATGACCGCTCGAGAACAAGCGGAACAAGTGAGAAGGGTGAAAAAATCGGAAAGTGGAATGATTTTAGAACCGATAACCATAAAACCTAATCAAACGATCAAGGAAGCCCTGGTCCTTATGAGTGAGTATCACATCTCTGGTATCCCTGTTATAAACGACAATAAAAAGCTTTTAGGCATCATAACCAACCGTGATATAATATTTGAAAAGGATTATTCAAAGCAGGTAGAGGAAGTAATGACAAGAGAAAACTTAGTTGTTGCACCGGTGGGAACAACATTGGAAGAAGCGGAAAACTACTTGAGAAAGAGTAAGATAGAAAAATTGCCTATTGTAGATAATGAGTTTAAACTGAAGGGACTTATAACCATAAAGGATATAAGAAAGAGAAGGGAATATCCTCATGCAACGAAGGATACCCATGGGAGACTGATGGTAGGAGCAGCGGTGGGCACCAAAGATCTGATAGAAAGAACAGAACAACTGGTAGAAGCAAGGGTGGATTTAGTAGTAGTGGATTCCGCTCACGGACATTCACAGATGGTCTTAAATGGTGTGGAAAAATTAAGAAAAAGATTTCCCTCCTTAAATATTGTTGCTGGTAATGTAGCCACAAAAGAGGGAGTAAGAAGCCTAATAGAGGCAGGAGCGAATATCGTAAAGGTAGGTATTGGGCCTGGGTCTATCTGCACCACACGGGTGATAGCAGGAGTAGGTGTTCCACAGATTACAGCTATTGCCGAGTGTACAGAAGAAGCGGAGAAATGCGGTGTGAAAATAATTGCAGATGGTGGAATTAGGTATTCTGGCGATATTGTAAAAGCCCTTGTTGCTGGAGCAAGCACAATAATGGTAGGCAGTATCTTTGCCGGAACAGAGGAAAGCCCGGGTGAATCTATCATCTATCAGGGAAGAAAGTACAAGGTTTATCGAGGCATGGGTTCGTTGGGTGTAATGGAACAAGGGACAAGAGATAGATACTTTCAGGAAGACATAGGCATAGCAAAGCTTGTTCCGGAAGGAATAGAGGGCAGAGTTCCATACAAAGGAATGGTAGGAGATGTTTTATATCAACTTGTAGGAGGGCTAAAATCTGGGATGGGATATGCAGGATGCAAAACGATTGAAGAGTTGCGTACAAAACCAGAATTTATACCCATTACCTACGCCGGGCTAAGAGAGAGTCATGTGCATAATATAATTATTACCAGAGAGGCACCAAACTATTGGTTAGAGTAA
- a CDS encoding isocitrate/isopropylmalate dehydrogenase family protein, translating into MKVYDISVIRGDGIGPTIIDAAVFILKETGKKFNFSLNYHYIDAGANTFLRCEKNITEQSLKEISQTEALLKGPTGLPWIRRKDGTEAGLLGGILRPRFDLYANIRPIRTIDGNIDYIIVRENTEGLYLARGKGVRTRDAVADILLLTRMGCERISRFAFELAKRENRKKVTLIVKSNVLVSMAFFEKIFFNVAKKYKDIEAERIYTDAACYKMVAEPEHFQVIVTENFIGDMISDLGGGTIGGMGLCPSVNIGEKFAYFEAAHGSAPDIDKNKANPVAIILSSAMMLNFIGEKEAGCVLKEKIYTFLKTHTSIFTKQGRLKNYTTQKFAEKLAETI; encoded by the coding sequence ATGAAAGTATATGATATCTCTGTAATAAGAGGTGATGGCATAGGTCCTACTATTATAGATGCAGCGGTCTTTATATTGAAAGAGACAGGTAAAAAATTTAATTTCTCTTTGAACTATCATTACATAGATGCAGGTGCAAATACCTTTCTCCGTTGTGAGAAAAATATCACGGAACAATCCCTCAAAGAAATAAGCCAAACGGAGGCATTGTTAAAGGGTCCAACCGGACTCCCCTGGATAAGAAGAAAAGATGGCACGGAAGCTGGTCTGTTGGGTGGTATTTTGCGACCCAGGTTTGATTTATATGCAAACATCAGACCGATAAGAACTATAGATGGTAATATAGATTATATTATTGTGAGAGAAAATACGGAGGGATTATATTTAGCCAGAGGGAAGGGTGTTCGGACAAGGGATGCAGTAGCAGATATTTTACTCTTAACAAGAATGGGGTGTGAAAGAATATCCCGCTTTGCGTTTGAGCTGGCAAAGAGAGAAAATAGAAAAAAGGTAACACTGATTGTCAAGAGTAATGTTTTGGTAAGTATGGCATTCTTTGAAAAGATATTCTTCAATGTGGCGAAAAAATATAAAGACATAGAAGCAGAAAGGATATATACGGATGCCGCCTGCTATAAGATGGTTGCAGAACCCGAACATTTTCAGGTGATAGTAACAGAAAACTTCATTGGAGACATGATCAGTGATTTGGGAGGAGGGACAATAGGTGGGATGGGGCTTTGCCCCTCTGTGAACATTGGAGAGAAATTCGCTTATTTTGAAGCCGCACATGGTTCTGCACCGGACATAGATAAAAATAAAGCCAATCCTGTAGCCATAATTTTATCTTCCGCCATGATGCTAAATTTTATTGGCGAAAAAGAGGCAGGATGTGTTCTTAAAGAAAAGATATATACCTTTTTAAAGACACATACCTCAATATTTACAAAACAAGGTAGGCTAAAGAACTATACAACACAAAAATTTGCAGAAAAATTAGCAGAGACAATATGA
- a CDS encoding SemiSWEET transporter, translated as MNIIAVAIGSTAAVLTTFSFLPQFIRLLKTREIRGLSTHMLFQMATGLFLWTVYGILKKDIVIILANLVGFAIMLSTIIIYFMIKKYKR; from the coding sequence ATGAATATAATTGCAGTCGCTATAGGCAGCACAGCGGCAGTGCTTACTACATTTAGTTTTCTTCCTCAATTCATCCGCCTTCTGAAAACAAGAGAAATAAGAGGGCTAAGTACCCACATGCTATTTCAGATGGCAACCGGTCTTTTCCTGTGGACCGTATACGGTATATTAAAAAAAGATATAGTAATAATCTTGGCTAACCTTGTAGGATTTGCTATTATGCTTTCTACGATTATTATTTATTTTATGATAAAAAAATACAAGAGGTGA
- a CDS encoding aminopeptidase P family protein produces KQKIKEIGVERIAYDNGELSIALYENLKQDFEMIGVKDEIRKIRMIKDKEEIKKIKRAASIARNAFMNVFPYVKPGATEKEIADELSYQMRKCGADGEAFPTIVASGVHTSFPHFTPSDKKIEDGDFVVIDFGACADGYNSDCTYTLLMGKKTDEKREIYNAVFYAQTYAIEAAYAGVKASDVDKEARNYLKKLNYDKYFIHSTGHGVGLQVHELPNISPQSDIIIEDNMVFTVEPGVYIPGKFGVRLEQMIHINGKRVEMIAFAPFSEVM; encoded by the coding sequence GAAACAAAAAATTAAAGAAATAGGGGTTGAAAGAATAGCTTATGATAATGGTGAACTCAGCATAGCCCTATATGAAAATTTAAAACAAGATTTTGAAATGATAGGCGTAAAAGATGAAATAAGAAAAATAAGAATGATAAAGGATAAAGAGGAGATAAAAAAGATAAAGAGAGCTGCATCTATTGCCAGAAACGCGTTTATGAACGTTTTCCCCTATGTAAAACCGGGGGCGACAGAGAAAGAAATTGCCGATGAGCTTTCCTATCAGATGAGAAAATGCGGTGCAGACGGGGAAGCATTTCCCACCATTGTGGCTTCTGGTGTGCATACTTCATTTCCTCATTTCACACCTTCCGATAAAAAGATAGAGGATGGGGACTTTGTGGTAATAGATTTTGGTGCATGTGCGGATGGGTATAATTCTGATTGCACCTATACATTGCTCATGGGCAAAAAAACAGACGAAAAAAGAGAAATCTACAATGCCGTATTCTATGCTCAAACCTATGCTATAGAGGCGGCTTACGCCGGCGTTAAAGCCAGTGATGTAGACAAGGAGGCGCGCAATTATCTCAAAAAACTAAACTATGATAAATATTTTATACATTCTACAGGACATGGCGTTGGACTACAGGTTCATGAGCTACCGAATATTTCACCACAGAGTGATATAATTATTGAAGATAATATGGTGTTTACTGTTGAGCCTGGAGTGTATATTCCTGGTAAATTTGGTGTGAGATTAGAACAAATGATACATATAAATGGCAAGAGAGTGGAAATGATAGCTTTTGCCCCATTCTCAGAGGTGATGTGA
- a CDS encoding glycine--tRNA ligase subunit beta: MELLYEIFTEELPAFEIMKLEKEGKKIITTIFDEHNINCEDIDICCTPKRITVFSDISPVTIVKEEKIYGPPEQVAFENGEPTNALRGFLKKMQATIEDIKIEKKGKKRYVFLLKRGERKDVKPFLSSVLKEFTDSIPFKRKMKWSDKLYSFSRPIHNLLAICDGEVVDLEIAGIKANNFTYGHRFLANKMEIKNKEGYIDALKDSFVLLNSKQRKDRILNEFKKIEQNYNISVVKDDALLNETIFLNEYPQPILGEFDKTFLVLPKAVLITSMKNHEKCFAVEDEKQNLLSYFVAVADNPFLDEDVVKKGYQKVLSARFNDALFFYKEDTRKPLSDFVSRLSGVVFHEKLGRMNEKVERLEKLSSYIAERLKQDKETVKRAAHLCKADLVTQMVCEFPELQGVMGEEYALKSGEEKGVAQAIYEHYLPRRVGDALPQTDVGAILSISERIDNITGGFLAGLEPTGEKDPYALRRACIGLIRIVIDRGYFLSIPQIVDYASSLYKEKSPLSNLLEFVKKRLVEYLTTNFDLRFDVIMSVLGKDFSDIYDAYIRTFVIKDLEEKYFLMFKRVLNIIPESFNKTAVEEKLLEEKEEIELYKEFTQKEEEIKKLKEQKKYKELLSVLCSFKEKIDAFFDHVMVMAEEETLKENRLKLLCNLRKVFLYIANFERIEV, translated from the coding sequence ATGGAATTATTATACGAAATATTTACAGAAGAATTACCTGCTTTTGAGATTATGAAATTGGAAAAAGAAGGAAAAAAAATAATAACGACCATTTTTGACGAGCACAATATAAACTGTGAGGACATTGATATATGTTGCACACCAAAGAGGATTACCGTTTTTTCCGATATTTCACCAGTAACAATAGTGAAAGAGGAAAAAATATACGGACCCCCAGAACAGGTAGCATTTGAAAATGGTGAACCCACAAATGCCTTAAGGGGTTTCTTAAAAAAGATGCAGGCCACCATAGAGGATATAAAGATAGAGAAAAAGGGAAAGAAAAGATATGTATTTTTGCTGAAAAGAGGGGAGAGAAAAGATGTAAAGCCATTTCTATCTTCTGTCTTGAAAGAATTCACAGATTCCATACCATTTAAAAGAAAGATGAAATGGAGCGATAAACTGTATAGTTTCTCCAGGCCCATACACAATCTTCTGGCAATTTGTGATGGTGAAGTAGTAGACTTAGAAATTGCAGGCATAAAGGCGAACAATTTTACATACGGTCATAGGTTTTTAGCTAATAAGATGGAGATTAAAAACAAAGAAGGGTACATAGACGCATTAAAAGATTCCTTTGTTTTACTAAACTCTAAACAAAGAAAAGATAGAATTCTAAACGAATTTAAAAAAATAGAACAAAATTATAATATTTCTGTAGTGAAAGACGATGCATTATTAAATGAGACAATATTCTTAAATGAGTATCCTCAACCAATATTGGGTGAGTTTGATAAAACTTTTCTTGTCTTACCAAAGGCTGTGCTCATCACCTCCATGAAGAATCACGAAAAATGCTTTGCCGTAGAAGATGAAAAACAGAATTTACTTTCTTATTTTGTAGCAGTGGCAGACAATCCGTTTTTAGATGAGGATGTGGTAAAAAAAGGATATCAAAAGGTGCTTTCTGCTCGCTTTAATGATGCTCTGTTTTTCTATAAAGAGGATACAAGAAAGCCGTTATCAGATTTTGTATCCAGGCTCAGCGGAGTTGTATTTCATGAAAAGTTAGGAAGAATGAATGAAAAGGTAGAAAGGCTTGAAAAGTTATCATCATATATAGCTGAAAGACTAAAACAAGATAAAGAAACGGTAAAAAGGGCAGCTCATCTGTGTAAAGCAGACCTCGTAACACAGATGGTATGTGAATTTCCTGAATTGCAGGGCGTAATGGGGGAAGAATATGCCTTAAAAAGCGGAGAAGAAAAAGGTGTTGCTCAAGCCATATACGAACACTATCTTCCCAGGAGGGTAGGGGATGCGTTGCCTCAAACAGACGTAGGCGCTATTCTTTCTATCTCTGAAAGAATAGATAATATAACAGGTGGTTTTTTGGCAGGATTGGAACCTACTGGCGAAAAAGATCCCTACGCTTTGAGGAGAGCCTGTATTGGATTAATCAGGATTGTTATAGACAGAGGTTATTTTCTTTCTATTCCTCAGATTGTAGATTATGCAAGCTCTCTTTACAAAGAAAAAAGCCCTCTTTCCAATCTATTGGAATTTGTAAAAAAGCGTCTTGTAGAATATCTTACAACCAATTTTGATCTTCGATTTGATGTGATAATGTCTGTGCTGGGTAAAGATTTTTCTGATATATATGATGCTTATATAAGAACCTTTGTAATTAAAGATTTAGAGGAGAAATACTTCCTTATGTTTAAACGGGTACTGAATATCATCCCTGAGTCTTTCAATAAAACAGCGGTAGAAGAAAAACTATTAGAAGAAAAAGAAGAAATAGAGCTATACAAAGAATTTACACAAAAAGAGGAAGAGATAAAAAAATTAAAAGAACAAAAGAAATATAAAGAACTCCTATCCGTTCTGTGTTCATTTAAAGAAAAAATAGATGCTTTCTTTGATCATGTAATGGTCATGGCAGAAGAAGAAACGCTGAAGGAGAACAGGTTAAAACTTTTATGTAATTTAAGAAAAGTTTTTTTGTATATAGCAAATTTTGAAAGAATAGAGGTGTGA
- the efp gene encoding elongation factor P: MIATNEFKRGAKVEIDGEPLEILEYEHVKPGKGPAFVRVRFRNLKTGNVMEKTFRAGAKLEEANVEERRMTYLYREKDVFHFMDSSTFEDVIIPEQIIKNNVGILQENAEVSVILHDDSPIDLIFPNFVELKIVKTEHGLKGDTAAGATKPATLETGMVLQVPLFVKEDDVIKIDTRTKTYVERVNS; encoded by the coding sequence ATGATTGCTACAAACGAATTTAAAAGAGGAGCAAAAGTAGAAATTGATGGTGAACCATTAGAAATTTTAGAGTATGAACATGTAAAACCCGGGAAGGGGCCGGCCTTTGTGCGAGTGAGGTTTAGAAATTTGAAAACGGGAAATGTAATGGAAAAAACATTTAGGGCAGGAGCGAAATTAGAAGAGGCAAATGTGGAGGAAAGAAGAATGACTTACCTTTATAGAGAAAAGGATGTCTTTCATTTTATGGATTCTTCTACATTTGAAGATGTTATTATTCCCGAACAAATAATAAAAAACAATGTCGGCATTTTACAGGAAAATGCAGAAGTAAGTGTAATTTTACACGACGATTCCCCTATCGACTTAATCTTCCCTAATTTTGTAGAGTTAAAGATAGTAAAAACAGAACATGGACTAAAGGGAGACACTGCTGCGGGGGCAACAAAACCTGCTACATTAGAAACGGGAATGGTATTACAAGTACCTTTATTCGTCAAAGAAGATGATGTAATAAAGATTGATACCCGTACCAAAACATATGTAGAAAGGGTAAATAGTTGA
- a CDS encoding MFS transporter has protein sequence MAFAHFINDWYSMCIPPIIPVIRKLYTINYFQAGIVATMPYLTAAILQLPVAHFTEKRGIRKLVLIFGFLILAVSYFLFSFSRTYMFMLITALFIGVGLSAYHPQAIGILSFRFKGRKGGALGIHGAGGSLGFAAGPIIVGLLFSWMGFKGLHLLIVPGIVVALLIYFLIHIEEKPIASSFKSAITSRALLIGFVAMVTPFFSRGVSAFMPAFLYYKGETLLTANLHTGFMLIIGVAAQPLGGFLSDILGRRTIIVTSYTLSGILLLLFVNHPCLSILIIYGFFVFLPVAVRHAFAAEAGGKKIDTNIAVMYTMVMVGSSISPALIGKLIDALGFEVAFSIITLVAFAGAALALFIRPAKNESI, from the coding sequence TTGGCATTTGCTCATTTTATAAACGACTGGTATTCCATGTGTATTCCTCCCATCATTCCGGTGATAAGAAAACTCTATACCATCAATTACTTTCAAGCCGGCATTGTGGCTACCATGCCTTACCTTACGGCTGCAATACTGCAGTTGCCGGTAGCTCATTTCACAGAAAAACGAGGGATAAGAAAATTGGTACTTATCTTTGGCTTTCTCATCTTGGCTGTTTCTTATTTTCTGTTCAGCTTCAGTAGAACCTACATGTTTATGCTGATTACCGCTCTCTTTATCGGTGTAGGTCTTTCTGCTTATCACCCTCAAGCGATAGGAATTCTCTCTTTTAGATTCAAGGGAAGAAAGGGAGGAGCATTGGGTATCCATGGCGCTGGAGGTTCATTGGGCTTTGCCGCCGGTCCTATAATTGTAGGCCTTCTCTTCTCCTGGATGGGATTTAAAGGGCTGCATTTGTTGATTGTCCCTGGTATTGTTGTGGCTTTACTCATATATTTTCTCATCCATATAGAAGAAAAACCCATTGCATCCAGTTTTAAAAGTGCCATTACCTCGAGAGCATTACTCATTGGATTTGTTGCTATGGTTACACCGTTTTTTTCCCGCGGCGTTTCCGCATTCATGCCCGCCTTTCTATATTACAAAGGAGAAACCCTACTTACGGCTAATCTACATACAGGTTTTATGCTCATCATAGGTGTTGCCGCCCAGCCCTTGGGCGGTTTTTTATCCGATATATTAGGAAGAAGAACAATAATTGTCACAAGCTATACCTTAAGTGGTATATTGTTACTCTTATTCGTCAATCATCCTTGTCTCTCAATTTTAATTATCTATGGATTTTTCGTTTTCTTGCCGGTAGCAGTGAGACATGCCTTTGCGGCAGAAGCAGGAGGGAAAAAGATAGACACCAATATTGCCGTTATGTATACCATGGTAATGGTGGGCTCCTCTATCTCTCCTGCTCTAATAGGCAAACTTATAGATGCTCTTGGGTTTGAGGTTGCCTTTTCTATCATCACCTTAGTGGCTTTTGCAGGAGCAGCCCTTGCCTTATTTATTAGACCGGCAAAAAATGAAAGTATATGA